The Lacipirellula parvula genome window below encodes:
- a CDS encoding DUF1559 domain-containing protein, whose amino-acid sequence MRRDAMTAYQRTSATTRQFQSRGIRPARTSQRAFTMIELLMAIAVISMLIAVLLPAVQSARESARRTQCKNNLKQLALASLSHHDGQGHFPTGGWGWYWLGDADRGFGKDQPGGWMFNLLPYCEQSALHQLASDGDPYVLTRDQRVGACQIVESPLSVLNCPSRRANRTYPLSAHEGGSLGFFNSNTPVAAGRSDYAINSGHVYSEWHNDALGQGPKNYIDADVWTANRIWGSDQSRFLQLPNGEPTMTGVSYERSKVATRHVLDGLSSTYLVGERYIPHGDYESGLNSGDNETWCTGFNNDNYRSTGWLVGLNYVLATPLFDGVVVTDEVTAGRYGSAHVATWNVSFCDGSVRDISYDIDAIIHRDLGNRADENMVSPP is encoded by the coding sequence ATGCGACGAGACGCCATGACCGCCTACCAGCGAACATCGGCTACGACGCGGCAATTCCAGAGCCGCGGGATTCGCCCAGCGCGGACTTCTCAGCGTGCGTTCACGATGATCGAGCTGTTGATGGCGATTGCCGTCATCTCGATGTTGATCGCCGTGTTGCTGCCGGCCGTTCAATCGGCTCGCGAGTCGGCGCGGCGCACTCAGTGCAAAAACAATCTCAAGCAGCTTGCACTGGCCTCGCTCAGCCACCATGACGGGCAGGGGCACTTTCCGACCGGCGGCTGGGGATGGTATTGGCTGGGCGACGCCGACCGCGGGTTTGGCAAAGATCAGCCCGGCGGTTGGATGTTCAACCTGCTTCCCTACTGCGAGCAGAGCGCGCTGCACCAACTCGCCTCTGACGGCGATCCCTATGTGTTGACGCGAGACCAGCGGGTTGGCGCCTGCCAGATCGTAGAATCTCCCCTCTCCGTGCTCAATTGTCCGTCGCGACGCGCGAACCGCACCTATCCGCTTTCGGCTCACGAGGGCGGGAGCCTCGGCTTCTTTAACTCGAACACCCCCGTCGCCGCTGGTCGGAGCGATTACGCGATCAATTCGGGGCACGTCTACAGCGAGTGGCACAACGACGCGCTGGGGCAGGGGCCTAAAAACTACATCGATGCCGACGTTTGGACGGCCAACCGCATTTGGGGAAGCGACCAATCGCGATTCTTGCAGCTTCCGAACGGCGAGCCGACAATGACGGGCGTTTCCTATGAACGGAGCAAGGTCGCCACGCGCCATGTGCTCGACGGCTTGTCGTCGACCTACTTGGTCGGCGAGCGATACATTCCCCACGGCGACTACGAGTCGGGACTGAATAGCGGCGACAACGAGACCTGGTGCACCGGATTCAATAACGACAACTATCGCAGCACCGGTTGGCTCGTTGGGCTCAACTATGTGCTCGCGACGCCGCTGTTCGATGGCGTCGTCGTTACCGACGAAGTCACGGCCGGTCGCTACGGCTCAGCCCATGTCGCCACTTGGAACGTGTCGTTCTGCGATGGCAGCGTTCGCGACATTTCTTACGACATCGATGCGATTATCCATCGCGACCTCGGAAACCGCGCCGACGAAAACATGGTTTCGCCGCCGTAA
- a CDS encoding LamG-like jellyroll fold domain-containing protein, with translation MATEEDELRELLLVALDGELSDEQRARLDDLLRGSEAMRRSAARFLYDDSVLAEEIGTLGEALDFLQHPLEQTASGDVIPMVSSAGAAGLARGTAQSSRKRSDSVEPPSTLPTKFWRATDYVNRHGVAVALVASIAAVAFMWQYTTMMAKLDRLHTLAAASDPAEVKKHRQAIIKGAASPGSPPVARVTGLSGCEWPKGVSGLKFGDTLAPGQRLRLTKGIVQLTYDAGTRVMLEGPVDMVMTTAIEAKLSSGKIAAAVPRFARGYTILTPTAEVVDLGTEFGVAVDKLGDSEIHVFDGDVVTRPLGEKGVDGNLVHTRQDQAVKFGVSAKKPERIRADSKKFVRRLIPDLPADKLPQLPLTEKLTLWLAADVMPSMQEGDPVSVWPDILVGENSFPDDAWQFDERLCPTWIRDGEKRPAIRFDGWSTYLSTSPMEAGDQQTAFVVFAPSPATFASSTHGGMLLKYGLNAPSLELSLLTDHVPRGLVWASNSVGETSNVGMISGVPVKPLAPCAVAYTYDAVGNHSELAVNGVSRGVSDAPRRLEQHAKKYIGSHAQPWYEAYFLGNMYEVIVYDSALSDAERQRVFQYLSTRYGLQLGE, from the coding sequence ATGGCCACCGAAGAAGACGAACTTCGAGAACTCTTGCTCGTCGCACTCGACGGAGAGTTGTCGGACGAGCAGCGCGCACGGCTCGATGATTTACTGCGCGGCAGTGAAGCCATGCGGCGGTCGGCTGCGAGATTCCTCTACGACGATTCGGTCCTGGCAGAAGAAATTGGTACGCTGGGCGAAGCGCTCGATTTCTTGCAGCATCCCCTGGAGCAGACCGCGTCGGGGGATGTGATTCCCATGGTTTCGTCAGCGGGAGCGGCGGGCTTAGCCCGAGGTACGGCTCAGAGTTCCCGCAAACGCTCCGATTCTGTAGAACCGCCCAGCACGCTCCCCACTAAGTTCTGGCGCGCCACTGATTACGTCAATCGGCACGGCGTCGCGGTCGCTCTTGTCGCCAGCATCGCCGCCGTGGCGTTCATGTGGCAGTACACGACGATGATGGCCAAGCTTGATCGCCTCCACACGCTCGCCGCGGCCAGCGATCCTGCCGAAGTGAAGAAGCATCGGCAAGCGATTATCAAAGGAGCCGCCTCTCCCGGCAGCCCGCCCGTAGCGCGAGTTACCGGTCTGTCTGGTTGCGAGTGGCCGAAAGGCGTCTCGGGGCTGAAGTTCGGCGATACGCTGGCGCCTGGGCAGCGCCTCCGACTGACGAAAGGGATCGTGCAGCTGACCTACGACGCCGGCACGCGTGTGATGCTCGAAGGCCCGGTCGACATGGTGATGACGACCGCCATCGAAGCAAAACTTTCGTCGGGGAAAATCGCCGCCGCCGTGCCGAGATTCGCCCGCGGCTACACGATCCTCACGCCGACGGCCGAAGTCGTCGACCTGGGCACGGAGTTCGGCGTGGCTGTCGACAAACTCGGCGATTCGGAAATCCACGTTTTCGACGGCGACGTCGTCACGCGGCCGCTCGGCGAAAAGGGCGTCGACGGCAATCTGGTGCACACCCGCCAGGACCAAGCGGTGAAGTTCGGCGTCTCCGCGAAGAAGCCGGAACGAATTCGTGCCGATAGCAAGAAGTTTGTCCGTCGCCTGATTCCCGACCTCCCCGCCGATAAGCTTCCGCAGTTGCCGCTGACGGAGAAGCTGACGCTCTGGCTGGCGGCCGACGTCATGCCGAGCATGCAGGAAGGGGATCCCGTTTCGGTTTGGCCCGATATTCTCGTTGGCGAAAACAGTTTCCCGGACGACGCCTGGCAGTTCGACGAGCGCCTTTGCCCGACGTGGATTCGCGATGGGGAGAAGCGGCCGGCGATTCGATTCGACGGCTGGTCGACCTATCTGTCGACGAGCCCGATGGAAGCGGGCGACCAGCAGACGGCGTTTGTGGTGTTCGCCCCCAGCCCCGCGACGTTTGCCAGCTCCACTCACGGCGGAATGCTGCTGAAGTATGGTTTGAACGCCCCCTCGCTGGAGCTGAGTCTCCTTACCGACCACGTGCCGCGTGGCCTCGTTTGGGCGAGTAATTCTGTTGGAGAGACCTCAAACGTTGGTATGATAAGCGGCGTGCCAGTGAAGCCGTTGGCGCCGTGTGCTGTCGCCTACACCTACGACGCAGTCGGGAATCATTCCGAACTGGCGGTCAACGGGGTGAGCCGAGGGGTATCCGACGCCCCGCGGCGGCTCGAACAGCATGCCAAAAAATACATTGGCAGCCACGCGCAACCCTGGTACGAGGCATACTTTCTAGGCAATATGTACGAAGTGATCGTGTACGACTCGGCCTTGTCGGACGCCGAGCGTCAGCGGGTTTTCCAATACTTATCAACGCGATATGGACTGCAACTCGGCGAGTAG
- a CDS encoding sigma-70 family RNA polymerase sigma factor, producing MSDGRSEALEAYVQALTANQGRLRGYILASLGNYADAADVLQRTNLVLWKKAGEFRTGSEFLPWGLTIARYEVLSFLRDGQRDRHVYSTAVAEMMLDSAAVEAADANDRQAALRKCLDKVPRRNRELLWQRYSAEMSIRQIAAQAQRSEDSIKSLFLRIRKGLERCVEASLNWNAD from the coding sequence ATGAGCGATGGACGCAGCGAGGCGCTGGAGGCTTACGTGCAGGCGTTGACTGCCAACCAGGGCCGTCTGCGCGGATACATTTTGGCGTCCCTGGGGAACTACGCCGATGCGGCCGACGTGCTGCAGCGCACGAATCTCGTCCTCTGGAAGAAAGCGGGCGAGTTTCGCACCGGCTCGGAGTTCTTGCCGTGGGGATTGACCATCGCCCGCTACGAAGTGCTGTCGTTTTTGCGCGACGGCCAACGCGATCGGCACGTCTACTCGACGGCAGTTGCGGAGATGATGCTCGACTCTGCCGCCGTGGAGGCAGCGGATGCGAACGACCGGCAAGCCGCTTTGCGGAAGTGCCTCGACAAGGTGCCGCGGAGGAATCGCGAATTGCTCTGGCAGCGTTACAGCGCGGAAATGTCGATTCGACAGATCGCCGCCCAAGCGCAGCGGAGCGAGGACTCAATCAAGAGTCTGTTCCTGAGAATCAGGAAGGGACTGGAGCGTTGCGTCGAAGCGAGTTTGAACTGGAACGCAGACTAA
- a CDS encoding dockerin type I domain-containing protein translates to MNTKHLLAIVGALAWLLPATVNAQSLGLNFAAGDPDAATSSLNPTDVAGVIPAANWNNLLGANGTGVGGLFYNNAGTPVASGATVTWTSPNTWRSGGNNAFPAGPNKILTSGYLDTGDTAANGISITVNNLDTTLRTPAYDVYVYFVSDSNANRGGGYTINDGINNIVKYGSSMGSPTAFVEDPGIDADLTVDGNYLRFRGLTGSSFTLTTNTTLTTPNGFRAPINAIQIIGGVSLAPGPGDVNEDGFTNLADYTLIKNNFFLATGATRVMGDLTLDGKIDLADYTIWKNNAPAAVLAQIGVPEPASAALAVGAIFGLAGVARRGRRCGKSMC, encoded by the coding sequence ATGAATACAAAGCACCTGTTGGCGATCGTCGGAGCCCTGGCGTGGCTCCTACCCGCAACTGTTAATGCCCAGAGCTTGGGGCTGAACTTCGCCGCCGGCGATCCCGACGCGGCGACGAGCTCGCTCAACCCGACCGACGTCGCGGGCGTCATCCCTGCGGCCAATTGGAACAATTTGCTCGGCGCCAACGGCACCGGCGTCGGCGGACTCTTCTACAACAATGCCGGCACGCCGGTTGCCAGCGGGGCGACAGTCACCTGGACCAGCCCGAACACCTGGCGTTCCGGCGGTAACAACGCTTTCCCCGCTGGGCCGAACAAGATCCTGACCTCGGGCTACCTCGACACGGGAGACACGGCCGCTAACGGCATCTCGATCACCGTCAACAACCTCGACACGACGCTCCGCACGCCGGCGTACGACGTCTACGTCTACTTCGTCAGCGACTCGAACGCCAATCGCGGCGGCGGGTACACGATTAACGACGGCATCAACAACATCGTGAAGTACGGCAGCTCGATGGGCAGCCCGACGGCATTCGTCGAAGATCCGGGTATCGATGCGGATCTGACGGTCGACGGCAATTATCTCCGCTTCCGCGGCTTGACGGGGTCGTCGTTTACGCTGACGACGAATACCACGCTCACGACCCCCAATGGGTTTCGCGCGCCGATCAACGCCATCCAGATCATCGGCGGCGTGTCGTTGGCCCCTGGCCCTGGCGACGTCAACGAAGACGGGTTCACGAACCTCGCCGACTACACGCTCATCAAGAACAACTTCTTCCTAGCGACCGGCGCCACTCGCGTGATGGGCGATCTCACGCTCGACGGCAAGATCGATTTGGCCGACTACACGATCTGGAAGAACAACGCGCCGGCCGCCGTGCTGGCGCAGATTGGCGTGCCGGAACCAGCAAGCGCCGCCCTCGCCGTCGGCGCCATCTTCGGCTTGGCTGGCGTCGCGCGTCGCGGTCGCCGCTGCGGAAAATCAATGTGCTAA
- a CDS encoding DUF1559 domain-containing protein, producing the protein MRRRNAGFTLVELLVVIAIIGVLVALLLPAVQAAREAARRTQCKNNLKQMALGCMNHADIQKHFPTGGWGWFWAGDPDRGFGKDQPGGWIYNTLPFLEQAALHDQGKDGQPDVLTQGQRTAARTTLTSPLDAITCPSRRPGGQTFPYLNATGIYNALKPEAVGRSDYAANSGTVYDEADSFPSTYAAVGGYSWFESRLATMSPPQDSSLVLNGISHQRSQVTFKHITDGTSNTYMVGEKALTTVNYETGGDAGDNETWCTGFNNDNFRKTASGAYGSLAALTPLLDAPEYPAGVNGQDAFGSAHAGGLNMAYCDGSIHTVGYDIDWQIHRDLGDRADGNVTTTGSP; encoded by the coding sequence ATGCGGCGTCGAAATGCAGGATTTACGTTAGTCGAATTGTTGGTGGTGATTGCGATTATCGGCGTCCTGGTAGCGCTCCTGCTACCCGCCGTGCAAGCGGCCCGTGAAGCGGCGCGACGCACGCAGTGCAAGAACAACCTCAAGCAAATGGCGCTCGGATGCATGAACCACGCCGACATCCAGAAGCACTTCCCGACTGGGGGTTGGGGTTGGTTCTGGGCGGGCGATCCGGATCGCGGCTTCGGCAAAGATCAACCGGGCGGGTGGATCTACAACACGCTGCCGTTTCTCGAGCAGGCCGCGCTGCACGATCAAGGTAAAGACGGGCAGCCTGACGTGCTGACCCAAGGCCAGCGAACGGCGGCAAGGACAACGCTTACTTCGCCGCTCGACGCTATCACCTGCCCGTCTCGTCGACCGGGAGGTCAGACGTTCCCCTACCTGAATGCAACCGGCATCTACAACGCGCTCAAGCCTGAGGCGGTCGGACGGAGCGACTACGCGGCCAACTCTGGAACGGTGTACGACGAAGCGGATAGTTTCCCTTCAACCTACGCGGCGGTTGGCGGATATTCCTGGTTTGAAAGCCGACTAGCGACGATGTCGCCTCCACAAGACTCGTCTCTGGTATTGAATGGCATTTCCCATCAACGGAGCCAAGTCACTTTTAAGCATATCACCGACGGCACCTCAAACACATACATGGTGGGCGAGAAGGCGCTCACGACTGTTAACTACGAAACGGGGGGCGATGCCGGCGACAATGAAACTTGGTGCACCGGATTCAACAACGACAACTTCCGCAAGACTGCCTCAGGCGCCTACGGTTCACTTGCTGCACTAACGCCTCTACTCGATGCACCTGAATATCCCGCTGGCGTCAACGGCCAAGACGCTTTCGGTTCCGCTCACGCGGGCGGCCTCAACATGGCCTACTGCGACGGTAGCATTCACACCGTCGGTTACGACATCGACTGGCAGATTCACCGTGACTTGGGCGACCGCGCCGACGGCAATGTGACGACCACGGGTTCGCCGTGA